In bacterium, a single window of DNA contains:
- the sigR gene encoding ECF RNA polymerase sigma factor SigR, with protein MVVGIGRAGAKISFLSLCLEVWQGAACRLVSLSHDRQAEFEALVQPLVDQLYGAALRMTRRVEAAEDLVQDALLRAWRFYDRYEQGTNFRAWVFRILTNLFINSYRQAETAPPAAALEAADREYEALARAGLRSGGSNPEEVVLLRLEAATVRQAIDGLPDSFRLPVILCDLEGFSYREISEMLEVPIGTVMSRIYRGRRLLCLALHEFATQTGRTPKEVRS; from the coding sequence ATGGTAGTAGGGATCGGGAGGGCCGGTGCTAAAATCAGCTTCCTGAGCCTCTGTCTGGAGGTCTGGCAAGGAGCGGCGTGTAGGCTGGTGTCACTCTCGCATGATCGACAGGCGGAGTTTGAAGCGCTCGTCCAGCCCCTGGTGGACCAGTTGTATGGCGCAGCCCTCCGGATGACCCGTCGCGTCGAAGCCGCTGAGGATCTGGTGCAGGATGCCCTGCTGCGTGCCTGGCGCTTTTATGATCGCTATGAGCAGGGGACCAATTTTCGGGCGTGGGTCTTTCGCATCCTGACGAATCTCTTCATCAACAGCTACCGTCAGGCGGAAACAGCACCGCCCGCAGCAGCCCTGGAAGCGGCGGACCGGGAGTATGAAGCCCTGGCCCGCGCAGGCCTGCGGTCGGGGGGAAGCAATCCGGAAGAGGTGGTGCTGCTCCGGCTGGAAGCTGCCACAGTCCGGCAGGCGATTGATGGCCTGCCCGACAGCTTTCGGCTGCCGGTAATCCTCTGCGACCTGGAAGGCTTCAGCTACCGGGAGATCAGCGAGATGCTGGAAGTGCCCATCGGCACCGTGATGAGCCGGATCTACCGGGGTCGTCGCCTGCTCTGTCTCGCGCTGCATGAATTCGCGACCCAGACGGGCCGCACCCCGAAAGAGGTGCGGTCATGA
- a CDS encoding hypothetical protein (UPF0194 membrane protein YbhG), producing the protein MRPRRHTPLALLLCLLAALVSCQAHDAAHLDLTGTVEITRLTLASRVGGRVATHAVSEGETVAAGAIVITLTEPALAAQASVLAAQRAQAEATLAELEAGARPEEVAQARAVLAAAESRLHLLEAGSRAEERALARTEADLARAILDQAERDASRARDLFAAGVIAQQELEQIELTRTRAADQWRLADQRLQLAEAGPRPEEVAILRAQVAQQQAQVALLEAGPTPEALERARQLVRQAQEQEAALSADLAELEVRTPRAGVVDRLLLDPGEVAMPGQALCSLRDPADVRLRVWLPESQLGRVQPGNTGTVTLHGDQPPLQVTVVTIASQAEFTPRNIQTPQERATQVFAMDCRFTDPPDWLRDGMTLTVRFDPTTP; encoded by the coding sequence ATGCGACCTCGCCGCCACACCCCTCTCGCTCTCCTCCTCTGCCTGCTGGCAGCCCTCGTAAGTTGCCAGGCCCACGATGCGGCCCATCTCGATCTCACCGGCACGGTCGAAATCACCCGACTGACCCTCGCATCCCGGGTCGGCGGGCGAGTCGCGACCCACGCCGTTTCGGAGGGAGAAACAGTCGCTGCTGGAGCCATCGTGATCACGCTGACAGAGCCGGCACTCGCGGCCCAGGCATCCGTGCTGGCCGCTCAGCGGGCACAGGCCGAGGCGACTCTGGCGGAACTGGAAGCCGGAGCACGTCCTGAGGAAGTCGCGCAGGCCCGGGCAGTGCTGGCGGCCGCAGAGTCGCGACTCCACTTGCTGGAAGCCGGGAGTCGCGCTGAAGAACGCGCCCTCGCACGGACCGAAGCCGACCTCGCACGGGCGATCCTTGACCAGGCGGAACGGGACGCCTCCCGCGCTCGCGACCTCTTCGCGGCGGGGGTCATCGCCCAACAAGAACTGGAACAAATCGAGCTGACCCGGACCCGGGCTGCCGATCAGTGGCGGCTCGCCGACCAACGCCTGCAACTGGCGGAAGCCGGCCCCCGCCCCGAAGAAGTCGCCATCCTGCGAGCACAGGTCGCCCAGCAGCAGGCCCAAGTCGCCCTCCTTGAGGCAGGACCGACACCCGAAGCCCTGGAACGCGCCCGGCAGTTGGTCCGGCAGGCGCAGGAGCAGGAAGCCGCACTGTCAGCAGACCTGGCGGAACTGGAGGTCCGGACCCCGCGGGCGGGAGTGGTCGACCGCCTGCTGCTGGACCCCGGGGAGGTCGCGATGCCGGGACAGGCCCTCTGTTCCCTCCGGGACCCGGCCGATGTCCGCCTCCGGGTCTGGCTCCCGGAGTCTCAGCTCGGACGAGTCCAGCCCGGCAACACCGGAACCGTGACACTCCATGGCGACCAGCCACCGTTGCAGGTGACCGTGGTTACCATCGCGAGTCAGGCCGAATTCACGCCCCGGAACATCCAGACGCCCCAGGAACGGGCGACACAGGTCTTCGCCATGGACTGCCGCTTCACCGACCCGCCCGACTGGCTCCGGGATGGCATGACCCTGACAGTCCGCTTTGACCCCACCACCCCATGA
- the pdp gene encoding Pyrimidine-nucleoside phosphorylase: MLEFIATKKYGGSHTPEALDAFIAALIASDSPLPDYQVAAWLMAVCWRDLNFDETAALTLAMAAHGRTCDWSDVGIVVDKHSTGGVGDKTTIALAPLVAALGIPVAKFSGRALGFTGGTLDKLESIPCFTVDLTPSQMRSILTNCGLVIAGQTADMVPADKALYALRDVTVTVDNIALIAASIMSKKIAGGANGIVLDVKYGEGAFMQRYEDARQLAETMVAIGERTGRTVRAVLSSMEQPLGSAVGNALEIAEAIETLQGRGPKDFEELICRLAWEMVQVYQACGGRTSDAPWECCDSSDLTIECIQAFLHTGQALQVFRKWVSLQGGDPQVAERPWDFLATAPVVQPCPALDSGFVTHFATREIGELVRGMGGGRRTKADVLDPAVGLRLLVHLGDAVAAGEPLAEVHAASQEQAAATVAALQSLITIGPERPATLPPLIAEVLTSASLSG, from the coding sequence ATGCTCGAATTCATCGCCACCAAGAAGTATGGGGGGAGCCATACGCCGGAAGCGCTGGATGCGTTTATCGCTGCCCTGATTGCGTCGGATTCGCCCCTGCCGGACTATCAGGTGGCGGCCTGGCTCATGGCGGTCTGCTGGCGCGATCTGAACTTTGATGAGACAGCAGCCCTGACACTCGCAATGGCGGCGCATGGCCGGACCTGTGACTGGTCCGATGTCGGAATCGTCGTCGACAAGCATTCCACGGGCGGGGTCGGGGACAAGACCACCATTGCGTTGGCACCGCTGGTGGCTGCCCTGGGGATCCCGGTGGCGAAGTTTTCCGGGCGGGCACTCGGCTTTACGGGTGGCACCCTTGACAAGCTCGAAAGCATTCCCTGTTTCACGGTGGATCTGACACCGTCGCAGATGCGGTCGATTCTCACGAACTGCGGACTGGTGATCGCGGGGCAGACGGCGGACATGGTGCCCGCTGACAAAGCGCTGTACGCCCTGCGGGATGTCACGGTCACGGTGGACAACATCGCGCTGATTGCGGCGTCCATCATGTCCAAGAAAATCGCCGGGGGGGCCAACGGCATCGTGCTGGATGTGAAGTACGGTGAAGGGGCCTTCATGCAGCGGTACGAAGATGCCCGGCAGCTGGCGGAGACCATGGTCGCCATCGGGGAGCGGACCGGGAGGACTGTCCGGGCGGTTCTCTCCAGCATGGAGCAGCCACTGGGAAGCGCGGTGGGAAACGCGCTGGAGATCGCGGAGGCGATCGAGACGCTACAGGGGCGGGGTCCGAAGGATTTTGAAGAGCTGATCTGCCGGCTGGCGTGGGAAATGGTGCAGGTCTATCAGGCATGCGGCGGCCGGACGTCCGATGCCCCTTGGGAATGTTGCGACAGCAGTGACCTGACCATCGAATGCATCCAGGCGTTCCTGCATACGGGACAAGCGCTGCAGGTGTTTCGCAAGTGGGTGAGCCTGCAGGGGGGGGACCCACAGGTAGCGGAGCGTCCGTGGGACTTCCTTGCAACAGCTCCGGTAGTGCAGCCCTGTCCAGCGCTGGACTCGGGGTTCGTGACACACTTCGCGACGCGGGAGATCGGCGAACTGGTCCGGGGGATGGGGGGTGGACGTCGCACCAAGGCCGATGTCCTGGACCCCGCCGTGGGGCTCCGGCTGCTGGTGCATCTCGGCGATGCTGTCGCGGCCGGGGAGCCGCTGGCAGAGGTCCACGCTGCATCGCAGGAGCAGGCCGCCGCGACAGTCGCAGCGTTGCAATCGCTCATCACCATTGGCCCCGAACGACCGGCGACCCTGCCACCGCTTATCGCTGAAGTCCTCACCAGCGCCAGTTTGAGCGGATGA
- the ybhS gene encoding putative multidrug ABC transporter permease YbhS translates to MIRWWHHLVAVARKEVLTLLRDPLALVLMFGIPSLQLVIFGYAINTNISHIRTAVLDLDHGQAGRQFVQALESTGTFDLTGAVHSTEALETAMRSGQVQVGVVIPQGFTTERQAGRPAQVQFLIDGSNATIANTALQTGQALGLHLSMQAAGERLLLRGIVTSEPLTPSVEVRPRLLYNPDLKSSHFYVPGLIGVVLQIIPVFLTAFAIVRERESGTLEQLLVTPVEKSAVITGKLIPYLGVGFLELLFVLTVMQLLFQVPIRGSLLLLVLLSTLFILTALAIGLLISTVAKTQPQAMQLAYLIMLPSILLSGFMFPRESMPSILQGLSLALPVTYYLEILRGTILRGALWVDLWDEALVLGLMMLVLTTASVRNFRKTLE, encoded by the coding sequence ATGATCCGCTGGTGGCACCATCTCGTGGCGGTTGCCCGCAAGGAGGTGCTGACCCTTCTCCGGGATCCGCTGGCGCTGGTTCTGATGTTCGGCATCCCGAGTCTGCAGCTGGTGATTTTCGGCTACGCCATCAACACCAACATCAGTCACATCCGGACCGCGGTCCTGGACCTGGATCATGGGCAGGCAGGGCGTCAGTTTGTCCAGGCGCTCGAGAGCACCGGAACCTTCGACCTCACGGGGGCTGTTCACTCCACTGAGGCGCTGGAAACCGCCATGCGTTCCGGGCAGGTGCAGGTGGGGGTGGTGATCCCGCAGGGCTTCACTACCGAGCGGCAGGCGGGACGCCCGGCGCAGGTCCAGTTCCTCATCGATGGGTCCAACGCCACCATCGCCAACACGGCCCTGCAGACTGGCCAGGCTCTTGGGCTCCACCTCTCCATGCAGGCGGCCGGCGAGCGCTTGCTCCTGCGGGGCATCGTCACCTCCGAGCCATTGACGCCATCGGTGGAGGTCCGTCCCCGACTGCTGTACAACCCCGACCTCAAAAGTTCTCACTTTTATGTCCCAGGGCTCATCGGGGTCGTGCTCCAGATTATCCCGGTCTTCCTCACCGCTTTTGCGATTGTGCGGGAACGTGAGAGCGGCACACTTGAGCAATTACTGGTCACACCAGTCGAAAAGAGCGCCGTAATTACCGGGAAACTTATACCTTATCTGGGAGTCGGCTTCCTCGAACTCCTCTTCGTGTTGACCGTCATGCAGCTCCTCTTTCAGGTCCCGATCCGGGGGAGCCTGCTCCTGCTGGTCCTGCTCTCGACCCTCTTTATCCTCACGGCCCTCGCCATCGGACTCCTCATCAGCACGGTGGCGAAGACCCAGCCCCAGGCGATGCAACTCGCTTACCTCATCATGCTCCCCTCGATTTTGCTGTCGGGCTTCATGTTTCCCCGGGAGAGTATGCCGTCCATCTTGCAGGGGCTGTCGTTGGCCCTGCCGGTCACCTACTACCTTGAAATCCTGCGCGGCACAATCCTGCGCGGGGCTCTCTGGGTCGACCTTTGGGATGAAGCGCTGGTCCTGGGACTGATGATGCTCGTGCTCACCACCGCCAGTGTCCGCAACTTCCGCAAGACGCTGGAGTAA
- the ybhF gene encoding putative multidrug ABC transporter ATP-binding protein YbhF — translation MTQHLPPGDLAVDARGLSRRFGDFVAVDQVDLAVPRGHIFGLLGPNGSGKSTTIRMLTGLLTPSAGTALVLGHDVIRESRQIRASIGYMAQRFALYAELTVQENLQFFGQIYGLTGQRLRQRIDTLYQRLELGPYASRRAGQLSGGWKQRLALGAALLHEPALIFLDEPTAGIDPVARRDIWDLLATFAQQGLTLFVTTHYMDEAERCQSLGYIYQSRLLALGTPQELKAWPGITPAGTRRLALATPEPARIMTALAHWEPIHAASLFGAEVIALADDTLEEAAIRRYLQEQQLTVGDIRETAPSLEDVFVGLSRMAQQELVGRGQR, via the coding sequence ATGACGCAGCATCTGCCCCCCGGCGATCTGGCGGTGGATGCCCGAGGATTGTCCCGTCGGTTCGGCGACTTTGTCGCGGTCGATCAGGTCGACCTCGCGGTCCCCAGAGGGCATATCTTCGGTCTCTTGGGTCCCAACGGATCGGGAAAAAGCACCACCATCCGGATGCTCACCGGCCTCCTGACACCCTCTGCCGGAACCGCCCTGGTCCTGGGGCACGATGTCATCCGCGAGTCCCGGCAGATACGGGCCAGTATTGGCTACATGGCGCAGCGATTTGCCCTCTACGCCGAGCTTACCGTGCAGGAAAATCTCCAGTTCTTTGGACAAATTTATGGACTCACCGGACAGCGGCTCCGCCAGCGGATCGACACCCTCTATCAACGCCTCGAACTCGGCCCCTATGCCTCCCGACGTGCCGGGCAGCTGTCCGGTGGCTGGAAGCAGCGTCTGGCCCTCGGCGCAGCGCTGCTGCATGAGCCGGCCCTGATCTTCCTCGATGAACCGACCGCCGGCATCGACCCGGTGGCACGTCGCGACATCTGGGATCTCCTGGCCACCTTCGCGCAACAGGGCCTGACACTCTTTGTCACGACCCACTACATGGACGAAGCGGAGCGCTGCCAGAGTCTGGGGTACATCTATCAGTCACGACTCCTCGCGCTGGGGACACCGCAGGAGCTGAAAGCCTGGCCCGGCATCACGCCCGCCGGCACCCGTCGCCTCGCCCTCGCCACGCCGGAACCCGCCAGAATCATGACCGCCCTCGCCCATTGGGAGCCGATCCACGCGGCATCCCTGTTTGGGGCGGAAGTGATTGCCCTCGCTGATGACACGCTGGAAGAAGCCGCCATTCGTCGCTACCTCCAGGAACAGCAGCTCACGGTCGGCGACATTCGCGAGACCGCCCCCAGCCTGGAGGATGTGTTTGTCGGGCTCTCGCGCATGGCGCAACAGGAACTCGTCGGACGGGGGCAGCGATGA